A portion of the Natronococcus sp. AD-5 genome contains these proteins:
- a CDS encoding carboxypeptidase M32: protein MATDQAESEQRSDPYERLEDRITRITNVGHAAGILRWDQEVVMPEEGTPARAQQLSALSSISHELLTADETGELLEELESETLPEERQAVVREVRRQYDRETSVPRELIEEISETTANAHPTWKQAKEEDDFEHFAPTLEKLIELKREYANHIDPDADPYAVLFADYEPYLDLETAERVLERLRDELVPLIDAVQNSDVDLATDTFAGEFDDDDQEALARDVLDALGYDWGRGRLDTAPHPFSSGTQFDARVTTRFEEDDLLGSLTSTIHEFGHANYTLGLSDEGYGTPLGDSRDLTVHESQSRLWENHVGRSRPFWEQFLPTVRDRVSELEGATPEDAYEAANQVYDDNLIRVEADELTYHLHIVIRFEIERDLLSGDLEVDDVPEVWNDKYEEYLGVRPETDAEGCLQDIHWSHGSFGYFPTYSLGSVLAAQLYAAAEDDLGNLDDDIRAGDFDDLNGWLRENVHRHGKRYTTPELIERATGEEFTADYFLDYVSEKYGDLYELEGY, encoded by the coding sequence ATGGCGACCGATCAAGCGGAAAGCGAGCAGCGCTCCGACCCGTACGAACGGCTCGAAGATCGAATCACGCGGATCACGAACGTCGGGCACGCCGCGGGCATCCTCCGGTGGGATCAGGAAGTCGTCATGCCCGAAGAGGGGACGCCGGCCCGCGCACAGCAGCTCTCGGCGCTATCGTCGATCAGCCACGAACTCCTGACCGCCGACGAGACGGGCGAGTTGCTCGAGGAACTCGAATCCGAAACCCTCCCCGAGGAACGGCAGGCCGTCGTCCGCGAAGTCCGCCGGCAGTACGACCGCGAGACCAGCGTTCCGCGGGAACTCATCGAGGAGATCTCCGAGACGACCGCCAACGCTCACCCGACCTGGAAGCAGGCGAAGGAGGAGGACGACTTCGAGCACTTCGCGCCCACGCTCGAGAAACTGATCGAACTCAAGCGCGAGTACGCGAATCACATCGACCCCGACGCGGATCCGTACGCCGTGCTCTTCGCCGACTACGAGCCGTACCTCGACCTCGAGACGGCCGAGCGGGTGCTCGAGCGGCTGCGCGACGAACTCGTTCCGCTGATCGACGCGGTTCAGAACAGCGACGTCGACCTGGCGACAGACACCTTCGCCGGGGAATTCGACGACGACGATCAGGAGGCGCTGGCTCGCGACGTCCTCGACGCGCTGGGCTACGACTGGGGCCGCGGTCGCCTCGATACGGCGCCGCACCCGTTCTCCTCGGGGACGCAGTTCGACGCCCGCGTGACGACCCGGTTCGAGGAGGACGACCTGCTCGGCTCGCTCACCTCGACGATCCATGAGTTCGGCCACGCCAACTACACGCTCGGCCTCTCCGACGAGGGCTACGGCACGCCGCTCGGCGACTCCCGGGATCTCACGGTCCACGAGTCCCAATCACGACTCTGGGAGAACCACGTCGGCCGCTCGCGGCCGTTCTGGGAGCAGTTCCTGCCCACCGTCCGCGACCGCGTTTCGGAACTCGAGGGCGCGACGCCCGAGGACGCCTACGAGGCCGCGAACCAGGTCTACGACGACAACCTCATCCGGGTCGAGGCGGACGAGCTCACCTACCACCTCCACATCGTGATCCGCTTCGAGATCGAACGCGACCTGCTCTCGGGCGACCTCGAGGTCGATGACGTCCCGGAGGTCTGGAACGACAAGTACGAGGAGTACCTCGGCGTGCGCCCCGAGACCGACGCCGAGGGCTGCCTGCAGGACATCCACTGGTCGCACGGCTCGTTCGGCTACTTCCCGACGTACTCGCTCGGTTCCGTCCTCGCCGCGCAGCTGTACGCCGCCGCGGAGGACGACCTCGGAAATCTCGACGACGACATTCGGGCGGGCGACTTCGACGACCTCAACGGCTGGCTCCGCGAGAACGTCCACCGACACGGCAAGCGCTACACCACGCCCGAACTGATCGAACGGGCGACGGGCGAGGAGTTCACGGCGGACTACTTCCTCGACTACGTCTCCGAAAAGTACGGCGACCTGTACGAGCTCGAGGGCTACTGA
- a CDS encoding FmdB family zinc ribbon protein: MGFFENLGRKVGKFTHEAKEAAADEANYACEDCGERFYTGHDECPECGSGNVRELETSAKTKGDGTDSGETAESPTAGETAEPTDASDVNDGTNRE; this comes from the coding sequence ATGGGCTTCTTCGAGAACCTCGGCCGGAAAGTCGGGAAATTCACCCACGAGGCGAAGGAGGCGGCCGCCGACGAGGCGAACTACGCTTGTGAGGACTGCGGAGAGCGATTCTACACGGGCCACGACGAGTGTCCGGAGTGCGGCAGCGGGAACGTCCGCGAGCTCGAGACGTCGGCGAAAACGAAAGGCGACGGGACGGATTCCGGCGAGACGGCCGAATCACCGACCGCCGGCGAAACGGCCGAACCGACCGACGCGTCCGACGTCAACGACGGAACGAACCGCGAGTGA
- a CDS encoding M20 family metallopeptidase gives MSIVDLTRELVAIPSHEDETAAGDALEEWLRRETAATVTRDGAGNVIATKGEGAETLALVGHHDVVEPAAPQVAADGDAYTVEERDGRLYGRGTADMKGAVAAAAIAFRDAEPAGELVFASFVGEEVGGVGARHAIDQGFAPDYAVVGEGSTGYSALGVTDVAVAHKGRRGSTIVARGERAHASEREAGENAIYRATDAVDVVRDLEPPAVEVAGETLEGSVVATEIEGGTAMNVVPDRCEITVDERTVPGERADLAAVEDVEGVEWTIDQDLPPMQCDDEVFARAVLEAADAAQPESPALVTKPHATDAGWLAAAGTECVVCGAAEPGEAHTDDESVSVAVLERCAELYRRAAERWPK, from the coding sequence ATGTCGATCGTCGATCTGACGCGCGAACTCGTGGCGATTCCGAGCCACGAGGACGAGACGGCCGCGGGCGACGCGCTCGAGGAGTGGCTTCGCCGCGAGACCGCGGCGACGGTGACCCGGGACGGCGCGGGAAACGTGATCGCGACGAAGGGCGAGGGAGCCGAAACGCTCGCGCTCGTCGGTCACCACGACGTCGTCGAACCGGCCGCGCCGCAGGTCGCCGCCGACGGAGACGCATACACCGTCGAGGAGCGCGACGGCCGTCTCTACGGACGCGGCACGGCGGACATGAAGGGCGCGGTCGCCGCGGCGGCGATCGCGTTTCGCGACGCGGAACCGGCGGGCGAACTCGTCTTCGCGAGTTTCGTCGGCGAGGAAGTCGGCGGCGTCGGCGCGCGTCACGCCATCGATCAGGGGTTCGCGCCCGACTACGCCGTCGTCGGCGAAGGCTCGACCGGATACTCGGCGCTCGGCGTCACCGACGTCGCCGTCGCCCACAAGGGCCGCCGCGGAAGCACGATCGTCGCTCGCGGCGAGCGCGCCCACGCGAGCGAGCGGGAGGCCGGCGAGAACGCCATCTACCGCGCGACGGACGCCGTCGACGTCGTCCGCGATCTCGAGCCACCCGCGGTCGAGGTCGCCGGCGAAACGCTCGAGGGGAGCGTCGTCGCCACGGAGATCGAGGGCGGGACGGCGATGAACGTCGTTCCCGACCGCTGTGAGATCACGGTCGACGAGCGAACGGTTCCCGGCGAGCGCGCCGACCTCGCGGCCGTCGAGGACGTAGAAGGGGTCGAGTGGACGATCGACCAGGACCTGCCGCCGATGCAGTGCGACGACGAGGTCTTCGCCCGCGCCGTGCTCGAGGCGGCCGACGCCGCCCAGCCCGAGTCGCCGGCGCTCGTGACGAAGCCGCACGCGACCGACGCCGGCTGGCTCGCGGCGGCCGGGACGGAGTGCGTGGTCTGCGGCGCCGCAGAGCCCGGCGAGGCCCACACGGACGACGAGAGCGTGTCGGTCGCGGTGCTCGAGCGCTGTGCGGAACTCTACCGGCGGGCGGCCGAGCGCTGGCCGAAGTGA
- a CDS encoding PINc/VapC family ATPase, which produces MNVVPDTSVVIDGRVSATIDDGQFEGATVSVPEAVVAELEAQANDGLDSGWDGLSELQRLAELADEGTISLEYVGERPSAIERGHASEGEIDALIRDLAEELDATFVTSDIVQAEVAQAKGLEVEYVSPEVREVGTLKVEEFFDDQTMSVHLKTDAVPMAKRGELGDMRYEEIADEPVDEETMDEYAREVVDGAKESPGGFIELSEPGMKIVQFRDYRIAIGRPPFSDGIEITAVRPIAQTDIEDYEHADELKERLLERQRGVLISGSPGAGKSTLAQAVARYLNDNEYAVKTMEKPRDLQVGPEITQYTELGGQMEKTADALLMVRPDYTIYDEVRKTNDFEVFADMRLAGVGMIGVVHATRPIDALQRLIGRVELGMIPQVVDTVVYVEAGEISKVYDVKTEVKVPAGLTEEDLARPVILVTDFQTGEPEYEIYTFNRQVVTVPLKDEEGGPASESGVDRIAKQEIEREIRSIARGYVDVQLKSQDKAVVYVEDDDISSVIGKGGGRITDVENRLGIDIDVRTHDENPSYGASAGGGGGGTGGGTGGSGGSQPGQMVQPEITSRHIVIPVDGNHGETVEVQAGGDYLFTATVSRGGEIQVSRGSAIADDLERAIDRKDPITVVPS; this is translated from the coding sequence ATGAACGTCGTGCCGGATACGAGCGTGGTTATCGACGGCCGCGTCTCAGCGACGATCGACGATGGGCAGTTCGAGGGAGCGACGGTCTCGGTGCCGGAAGCCGTCGTCGCGGAACTCGAGGCGCAGGCAAACGACGGGCTCGATAGCGGCTGGGACGGCCTCTCCGAGCTCCAGCGACTCGCCGAACTCGCCGACGAGGGGACCATCTCCCTCGAGTACGTCGGCGAACGGCCGAGCGCGATCGAGCGCGGGCACGCCTCGGAGGGCGAGATCGACGCCCTGATTCGCGACCTCGCGGAGGAGCTCGACGCCACCTTCGTCACGAGCGACATCGTCCAGGCCGAGGTCGCCCAGGCGAAGGGGCTCGAGGTCGAGTACGTCTCGCCCGAGGTCCGCGAGGTCGGGACGCTCAAAGTCGAGGAGTTCTTCGACGACCAGACGATGAGCGTCCACCTCAAGACGGACGCGGTGCCGATGGCCAAGCGCGGCGAGCTCGGCGACATGCGCTACGAGGAGATCGCCGACGAGCCCGTAGACGAGGAGACGATGGACGAGTACGCCCGCGAGGTCGTCGACGGGGCCAAGGAGTCGCCGGGCGGCTTCATCGAACTCTCCGAGCCCGGGATGAAGATCGTCCAGTTCCGCGACTACCGGATCGCCATCGGCCGGCCGCCGTTCTCGGACGGTATCGAGATCACGGCCGTTCGGCCGATCGCTCAGACCGACATCGAGGACTACGAGCACGCGGACGAGCTGAAGGAACGACTGCTCGAGCGCCAGCGCGGCGTCCTGATCTCGGGATCGCCGGGGGCCGGGAAGTCGACGCTCGCCCAGGCGGTCGCCCGCTACCTCAACGACAACGAGTACGCGGTCAAGACGATGGAGAAACCGCGCGACCTGCAGGTCGGCCCGGAGATCACCCAGTACACCGAACTGGGCGGCCAGATGGAGAAGACGGCCGACGCCCTGCTGATGGTCCGGCCCGACTACACCATCTACGACGAGGTCCGCAAGACCAACGACTTCGAGGTGTTCGCGGACATGCGCCTGGCCGGGGTCGGCATGATCGGCGTCGTCCACGCCACCCGCCCGATCGACGCGCTCCAGCGGCTCATCGGCCGCGTCGAACTGGGGATGATCCCGCAGGTCGTCGACACGGTCGTCTACGTCGAGGCCGGGGAGATCTCGAAGGTGTACGACGTCAAGACCGAGGTCAAGGTCCCGGCAGGGCTCACCGAGGAGGACCTCGCCCGCCCGGTCATCCTCGTCACCGACTTCCAGACCGGCGAGCCCGAGTACGAGATCTACACCTTCAACCGCCAGGTCGTCACCGTTCCCCTCAAAGACGAGGAAGGCGGCCCCGCCAGCGAGTCCGGCGTCGACCGCATCGCCAAACAGGAGATCGAACGCGAGATCCGCTCGATCGCGCGCGGCTACGTCGACGTCCAGCTCAAGAGCCAGGACAAAGCCGTCGTCTACGTCGAGGACGACGACATCTCGAGCGTGATCGGCAAGGGCGGCGGACGCATCACCGACGTCGAGAACCGGCTGGGGATCGACATCGACGTCCGGACTCACGACGAGAACCCCAGCTACGGGGCGAGCGCCGGTGGCGGCGGTGGCGGCACCGGTGGCGGTACCGGCGGGAGCGGCGGTTCCCAGCCCGGCCAGATGGTCCAACCGGAGATCACCTCGAGACACATCGTCATCCCCGTCGACGGCAACCACGGCGAGACCGTCGAGGTCCAGGCCGGCGGCGACTACCTCTTCACCGCGACGGTGAGCCGCGGGGGCGAGATCCAGGTCTCGCGAGGCAGTGCGATCGCGGACGACCTCGAGCGCGCGATCGATCGGAAGGATCCGATCACGGTCGTTCCCTCGTAG
- a CDS encoding NAD+ synthase, giving the protein MIGENETFVYTDPGRENDPFITDRSGVETIRDRIVAAIRRLVADADADGVVVAMSGGIDSTVTAALAVEALGSDRVLGLGLPCHKADRPHVTEARTIAEGLGISFREIQLRPLLTAFEETVAAELEPESTERSTERNRTIGNVIARLRMCCAYYAANRQSRLVLGTANRSELLLGYFTKHGDGAADAYPIGDLYKTEVRALAKRLGVPRRIVTKEPTAGFWADQTDAGELGAPYDVIDPLLRRLVDERESIAEATAALEIDSRTARAIASMYVETAHKRTTPRTPGIAGRENCTGMDR; this is encoded by the coding sequence ATGATCGGAGAAAACGAGACGTTTGTGTATACCGATCCCGGCCGGGAGAACGATCCGTTCATCACGGACCGGAGTGGAGTCGAGACGATCCGCGATCGAATCGTCGCAGCGATACGGCGGCTCGTCGCCGACGCGGATGCGGACGGCGTCGTCGTCGCGATGAGCGGCGGTATCGATTCGACGGTGACGGCAGCACTGGCGGTCGAAGCGCTGGGCAGCGATCGCGTGCTCGGACTCGGGCTGCCCTGTCACAAGGCCGACCGTCCGCACGTCACCGAGGCCCGAACGATCGCCGAGGGGCTCGGTATCTCGTTCCGCGAGATTCAGCTACGGCCGTTGCTCACCGCGTTCGAGGAGACGGTCGCGGCCGAGCTCGAGCCGGAGTCGACCGAGCGCTCGACCGAGCGAAACCGGACGATCGGCAACGTGATCGCGCGACTGCGGATGTGCTGTGCGTACTACGCGGCGAACCGCCAGTCTCGGCTCGTACTCGGCACCGCGAACCGTTCGGAGTTACTGCTCGGATATTTTACGAAGCACGGGGACGGCGCGGCCGACGCCTATCCGATCGGAGACCTGTACAAGACCGAAGTCCGCGCGCTCGCGAAGCGGCTCGGCGTTCCACGACGGATCGTCACCAAGGAGCCGACGGCAGGGTTCTGGGCGGACCAGACGGACGCCGGTGAACTCGGCGCCCCCTACGACGTGATCGATCCGCTGCTACGGCGACTCGTCGACGAACGCGAGTCGATCGCGGAGGCCACCGCGGCGCTCGAGATCGATTCGCGAACCGCCCGCGCGATCGCGTCGATGTACGTCGAGACGGCTCACAAACGGACGACCCCTCGAACCCCCGGAATCGCGGGTCGTGAGAACTGCACAGGGATGGACCGCTGA